The Homo sapiens chromosome 5, GRCh38.p14 Primary Assembly genome includes a window with the following:
- the LOC107986372 gene encoding mitochondrial import receptor subunit TOM5 homolog encodes MLGQAWWLMPLGRGDRPSSGCKGAIRESRARQLIFRIGGLARKLDLTEMKRKMHEDMISIQNFLIYVALLRVTPFILKKLDSI; translated from the exons atgttgggccaggcgtggtggctcatgcct ctggggcgaGGGGATAGGCCGAGTTCCGGGTGTAAGGGGGCCATTAGGGAGAGCAGAGCGAGGCAGCTGATCTTCCGGATTGGGGGCCTTGCCCGGAAGCTGGACCTCACGGAGATGAAACGGAAGATGCACGAGGATATGATCTCCATACAGAACTTTCTCATCTACGTGGCCCTGCTGCGAGTCACTCCATTTATCTTAAAGAAATTGGACAGCATATGA